In Zunongwangia profunda SM-A87, the following proteins share a genomic window:
- a CDS encoding SGNH/GDSL hydrolase family protein encodes MKLYYSLLLLVFSAISISCSSGRSIPEAQKDNGSEGNPKYSYLALGDSYTIGESVKESERWPVQLTKGLRERGYAMAAPKIIARTGWTTADLIAGINSELDVQRDFDLVSILIGVNNQYQNKSITEYEEELREIFRKAINHSKKMEAGVFAVSIPDYGVTPFGAAKKDEIGRDIDAFNEVFKRVAQDFNVDFYNITPISRRAADDPDLIAEDELHPSGLMYRYWVEDFILNVVEKLPKE; translated from the coding sequence ATGAAACTATATTACTCGCTGTTATTATTGGTTTTTAGCGCTATCAGCATTTCTTGTAGTTCTGGTAGAAGTATACCTGAAGCTCAAAAGGACAACGGATCAGAAGGGAATCCAAAATACAGTTATTTAGCTTTAGGAGATTCTTACACCATTGGAGAAAGCGTTAAAGAATCTGAGCGTTGGCCGGTACAGCTTACCAAAGGCTTGAGGGAACGTGGATATGCCATGGCAGCACCAAAAATTATAGCGAGAACAGGATGGACTACAGCAGACCTTATCGCCGGGATAAATTCAGAATTAGACGTGCAGCGAGATTTCGATTTGGTTTCTATTTTAATAGGAGTGAATAACCAGTATCAAAATAAATCAATTACAGAGTATGAAGAGGAACTTCGTGAGATTTTTAGAAAGGCCATAAACCATTCTAAAAAGATGGAGGCAGGTGTTTTTGCAGTAAGTATTCCTGATTATGGTGTAACTCCGTTCGGTGCTGCCAAAAAAGATGAAATTGGTCGTGATATCGATGCTTTTAATGAAGTTTTTAAACGAGTAGCGCAGGATTTCAATGTAGATTTTTACAATATTACCCCAATTTCCAGAAGAGCGGCTGATGATCCGGATCTTATTGCTGAGGATGAATTACATCCCAGCGGATTGATGTATCGCTATTGGGTAGAAGATTTTATCCTGAATGTAGTTGAAAAATTACCTAAGGAATAG
- a CDS encoding DUF2851 family protein, with protein MREEFLHYIWQFQKFDKKQLQTVNGEPLEIYHTGTHNAESGPDFFAAKLKIDKQLWAGNVEIHLKSSDWYSHSHHTDTNYDNVILHVVYEHDIDIFRKDESVIPTLALKEKIPPQIQQNCLQLFEKDHDWINCEKFFPDFNDFDVENWLTRLYVERLEEKTQLIFDLLKESNNDWETVMFKLLAKNFGLNRNGNAFLNLAISIDFEVIRKLSQSQFQLEAVLLGHAGLLQEDFQDSYFKALKKEYNYLQNKFKIGEPIQTSPVFFRLRPDNFPSIRLVQLAAVFAKSTSVFNTLSKAKIKANIYKVFDVEVTEYWKTHYNFNSSHDPRQKKLTKSFIDLLIINTVIPVQYAFAKKNMNKEEHYLDLIAELDPEKNVVIRHFQELKPKLFKNAMHSQALLQLKHRYCDNNKCLKCALGVKLVRGKY; from the coding sequence GTGAGAGAAGAATTTTTACATTATATATGGCAATTTCAGAAGTTTGATAAAAAGCAACTTCAAACAGTTAATGGCGAACCGCTAGAAATCTATCATACCGGAACTCACAATGCTGAGAGTGGCCCCGATTTCTTTGCTGCGAAATTGAAAATAGATAAACAGCTTTGGGCGGGGAATGTAGAAATTCATCTAAAATCTTCAGACTGGTATTCCCATAGTCACCATACCGATACCAATTATGATAATGTAATTCTTCATGTGGTCTACGAACATGACATTGATATTTTTAGAAAAGACGAATCTGTTATTCCTACCCTTGCTTTAAAAGAAAAAATTCCACCTCAAATTCAACAAAATTGCCTTCAATTATTTGAAAAGGATCACGATTGGATTAATTGTGAAAAATTCTTTCCTGATTTTAATGATTTTGATGTAGAGAACTGGTTAACACGTTTATATGTTGAGCGTCTCGAAGAGAAAACACAGCTTATTTTTGATTTATTGAAAGAAAGCAACAATGATTGGGAGACGGTCATGTTTAAATTACTCGCTAAGAATTTTGGATTAAATAGAAATGGCAACGCTTTTTTAAATTTGGCTATTTCCATTGATTTTGAAGTGATTCGCAAACTTTCTCAATCTCAATTTCAATTAGAAGCTGTTTTGTTGGGACATGCAGGCTTACTACAAGAGGATTTTCAAGATAGTTACTTTAAAGCATTGAAAAAAGAATATAACTATCTTCAGAACAAATTTAAAATAGGCGAACCAATACAAACCTCTCCAGTATTCTTCAGGTTGCGTCCCGATAATTTTCCTAGTATAAGATTAGTGCAGCTGGCGGCTGTTTTTGCTAAATCTACTTCGGTGTTTAATACTCTTAGTAAAGCTAAGATCAAAGCTAATATCTATAAGGTTTTTGATGTAGAAGTGACTGAATACTGGAAAACACATTACAACTTTAATAGTTCGCACGATCCCAGGCAAAAGAAACTCACCAAATCTTTTATAGATCTATTAATCATTAATACTGTTATTCCTGTTCAATATGCTTTTGCGAAAAAAAACATGAATAAAGAAGAACACTATCTTGATCTAATTGCTGAGCTTGATCCTGAAAAGAATGTTGTTATTCGGCATTTTCAGGAATTAAAACCCAAATTGTTTAAAAATGCAATGCACTCCCAGGCGCTATTGCAATTAAAACATAGGTATTGCGATAATAACAAATGTTTAAAATGTGCTTTAGGGGTGAAGCTTGTGAGAGGGAAATATTAG
- a CDS encoding PspC family transcriptional regulator, with protein sequence MRQNFYNLRYYLERNGFYVSSRLADKIGMRAKSVRLFFIYVTFFTFGVGFAVYLTLAFWLKLKDLVYTKRTSVFDL encoded by the coding sequence GTGAGACAAAATTTTTACAACTTAAGATATTATTTAGAACGTAATGGCTTTTACGTTTCTTCTCGCCTTGCCGATAAAATTGGAATGCGGGCAAAAAGTGTAAGACTGTTTTTTATCTATGTAACATTTTTCACTTTCGGGGTAGGTTTTGCAGTATATCTTACATTGGCTTTTTGGTTAAAACTTAAGGATTTGGTATATACTAAAAGAACTTCGGTATTCGATCTTTAG
- a CDS encoding amino acid carrier protein, with amino-acid sequence MRKYLLSMLLLLPVALLQAQELEVKTKVGNPTNKINDGFIDVEVTGGTPPYTYKWSNKETPLSSSKAEGLTEGVPYTVVVQDSDGNTATVEAKVKAEAITEKFNGIFTPAVEGLTAVLFWDPFAAIGIYDPIVYADVKNVETPGWSADVQDKFMLKKWLIAEGSHVDKGEQIAVVTSTKGGDVPVYASAAGKLKYLVKEGGSIYDFQNTEDLIETGAHYLAQIKYDEPVILTYPNGDPQSHPIPFIVIWLIFGAAFFTIRMGFINIRGFKHSFELASGKYDDPDAPGTITHFQALATAVSATVGLGNIAGVAVAVSLGGAGATFWMIIAGLLGMSSKFVECTLGVKYRHINSEGRVFGGPMNYLRYGLEKRNMKSFGRFLAGFFAILGVGASFGGGNMFQANQSFEILSGQFPMLEGNGFWFGIILAVLVGVVIIGGINSIANVTGKIVPIMAAVYIIGAFVVIGINIENIGPALTAIWDGAFSPSALKGGVIGVLIVGFQRAAFSNEAGVGSAAIAHSVVKTNNPPSEGFVALLEPFIDTVVVCTLTALVLIFTGMHEVEGVGGTQLTSDAFASVIDWFPYVLSVAVFLFAFSTMISWSYYGMRAWTFLFGKSTKSELIYKVFFLVFVVIGASISLGAVLDFSDMMILSMSFPNIIGLYIMSGEVREDLREYFRKLKAGELFTKDGKPKTTMQ; translated from the coding sequence ATGAGAAAGTACTTACTTTCAATGTTATTGCTACTTCCTGTGGCATTACTTCAGGCACAGGAGCTGGAAGTAAAAACAAAAGTCGGAAACCCCACAAATAAAATTAACGACGGATTTATAGACGTTGAAGTAACCGGAGGAACCCCACCTTACACTTATAAATGGTCTAATAAAGAGACTCCGCTTAGTTCTTCAAAAGCTGAAGGGCTAACTGAAGGAGTTCCTTACACTGTAGTTGTTCAGGATAGTGATGGGAATACGGCTACGGTAGAAGCTAAGGTGAAAGCTGAAGCGATTACTGAAAAATTTAATGGAATATTTACGCCAGCTGTTGAGGGATTAACAGCTGTTCTTTTTTGGGACCCTTTTGCAGCGATAGGTATTTATGATCCTATTGTGTACGCTGATGTGAAAAATGTCGAAACTCCAGGTTGGAGTGCAGATGTTCAGGATAAGTTTATGCTAAAAAAATGGCTTATAGCAGAAGGTTCGCATGTAGATAAAGGAGAGCAGATAGCTGTAGTGACCTCTACCAAAGGTGGTGATGTTCCCGTTTATGCAAGTGCTGCTGGTAAATTAAAGTACCTGGTAAAAGAAGGAGGCTCAATTTACGATTTTCAAAATACCGAAGATTTAATTGAGACTGGAGCACATTATCTGGCACAAATAAAATATGATGAGCCGGTGATTCTTACCTATCCAAATGGTGACCCTCAATCTCACCCAATACCATTTATTGTGATCTGGTTGATTTTTGGTGCAGCTTTCTTTACGATAAGAATGGGTTTTATTAATATTAGAGGATTTAAGCATTCTTTTGAACTTGCTAGTGGAAAATATGATGATCCAGATGCACCGGGAACGATTACCCATTTCCAGGCCTTAGCGACAGCAGTCTCTGCTACGGTTGGTCTAGGGAATATAGCAGGGGTAGCTGTAGCCGTTTCACTGGGTGGTGCTGGTGCAACTTTTTGGATGATTATTGCCGGTTTACTGGGAATGTCTTCTAAGTTTGTAGAATGTACTCTTGGTGTAAAATATAGACATATTAATTCTGAAGGACGTGTATTTGGAGGGCCTATGAATTATTTACGTTATGGTTTGGAAAAACGTAACATGAAAAGTTTTGGTCGCTTTCTTGCTGGCTTCTTTGCTATTTTAGGTGTAGGAGCTTCTTTTGGAGGAGGTAATATGTTCCAGGCCAACCAGTCTTTTGAGATTTTGTCTGGTCAATTTCCAATGTTAGAAGGAAACGGATTTTGGTTCGGTATTATTTTAGCTGTTCTTGTTGGTGTTGTAATTATTGGAGGAATTAATAGTATTGCAAATGTAACGGGTAAAATTGTTCCCATAATGGCAGCAGTTTATATCATAGGAGCTTTTGTGGTTATTGGAATTAATATTGAAAATATCGGACCGGCATTAACCGCTATTTGGGATGGAGCTTTTAGTCCTTCTGCTTTAAAAGGAGGAGTTATTGGTGTATTGATCGTAGGATTCCAAAGAGCAGCATTCTCTAATGAAGCTGGTGTAGGTTCTGCTGCAATTGCGCACAGTGTGGTAAAAACAAATAATCCTCCTTCTGAAGGCTTTGTGGCATTATTAGAGCCTTTTATAGATACGGTTGTTGTTTGTACATTAACTGCTTTGGTACTGATCTTTACCGGAATGCATGAGGTTGAAGGAGTAGGTGGTACGCAGTTAACATCAGATGCGTTTGCAAGTGTGATCGACTGGTTCCCTTATGTGCTTTCCGTAGCGGTCTTCTTATTTGCTTTTTCAACAATGATTTCTTGGTCGTATTACGGTATGAGAGCCTGGACCTTCCTTTTTGGAAAGAGTACAAAATCAGAACTTATTTATAAAGTATTTTTCTTGGTATTTGTCGTAATTGGAGCTTCCATTAGTCTTGGTGCTGTACTGGATTTCTCTGATATGATGATTTTATCAATGTCTTTCCCTAATATTATTGGTCTTTATATAATGAGTGGAGAGGTTAGAGAGGACCTACGTGAATACTTTAGGAAATTAAAAGCAGGAGAATTATTTACTAAAGACGGTAAGCCAAAGACTACGATGCAATAA
- a CDS encoding ComEA family DNA-binding protein — MKHWKSHFVFNKSERNGIFVLIALIIILQVFYFKSPFLSLEEDIPKETNAEIIQFQHKLDSLKQVDTGKDTIYPFNPNYLKDYQAYRVGLSLKEIDALLDFRSSGQWINSAEDFQRITGVSDSVLEQLIPYFKFSEWITDNNNSDSIKQTAVLKFDLNSVGALELQKVKGIGEVLSNRIIKYRESIGGYRSLIQLKDIYGLSDEVRIELLKYLNEIPPNFNKKNINTIGVLELSELPYFNYDLAKAVIDYRNLHEGIDSIEVLLKIEDFPVLKIDRIQLYLSFN; from the coding sequence ATGAAACACTGGAAATCCCATTTCGTTTTCAATAAAAGTGAACGGAATGGGATTTTTGTTTTAATTGCTCTTATTATTATCCTTCAGGTGTTTTATTTTAAGTCTCCTTTTCTATCCCTCGAGGAGGATATTCCCAAAGAAACGAATGCTGAAATTATTCAATTCCAGCATAAATTAGATAGCCTAAAGCAGGTCGATACCGGTAAAGATACTATTTATCCTTTCAATCCTAATTACCTTAAGGACTATCAGGCTTATCGAGTTGGACTGTCTTTAAAAGAGATTGATGCACTATTAGACTTTCGGTCTTCCGGACAATGGATAAATTCTGCCGAAGATTTTCAGAGGATTACCGGTGTTTCAGACTCGGTTTTGGAGCAATTAATCCCTTATTTTAAATTTTCCGAATGGATTACTGATAACAACAATTCAGATTCGATAAAACAAACCGCAGTTTTAAAGTTCGATCTAAATTCCGTGGGTGCTTTAGAACTTCAGAAAGTAAAGGGAATAGGAGAGGTACTTTCCAACCGAATAATAAAGTATAGGGAAAGTATTGGCGGTTATAGAAGTTTAATTCAGTTAAAAGATATTTATGGGCTTTCTGACGAGGTTCGGATCGAGCTTTTAAAATATTTAAATGAAATTCCTCCCAATTTCAACAAAAAGAATATCAACACTATTGGAGTTTTAGAGCTTTCAGAGCTTCCCTATTTTAATTATGACCTGGCAAAAGCAGTTATAGATTACAGAAACCTTCATGAAGGAATAGATTCAATTGAAGTTTTGTTAAAAATAGAGGATTTCCCGGTCTTAAAAATTGATAGAATTCAATTATATTTAAGTTTTAATTGA
- a CDS encoding acyl-CoA dehydrogenase family protein — protein MNSMYFTEEHALFRESFKEFLQKEVVPHIDKWEETGTIDRFIWEKFGEMGYFGLYQPEEYGGLDLDIFYTIIFLEELQKINSGGFAAAMWAHAYLAMTHVKVEASEELKAKYLTPSISGEKIGALCVTEPFGGSDVAGMRSTAEKKGDTYILNGSKTFITNGVYADYLVVAAKTSPELKSKGMSIFIVNRNAKGVSASKLNKLGWRASDTGEIAFDNVEIPASNMLGEENKGFSYIMQHFAMERLIMGVNAHARAEFALDYAINYMNEREAFGKKINEFQALRHKIADMVSEVTVIKEFNYATAYKLGKGEYPVKEASMSKLLSTKIADEVIYGSLQMLGGYGYMEDYPLARMFRDSRLGPIGGGTSEILREIIAKMVIDKKEYKAPVKEVFK, from the coding sequence ATGAATTCCATGTATTTTACTGAAGAGCATGCTCTATTCAGAGAGAGTTTTAAAGAGTTTTTACAAAAGGAGGTAGTTCCACACATTGATAAATGGGAAGAGACAGGAACTATAGACCGTTTTATTTGGGAAAAGTTTGGTGAAATGGGTTATTTTGGTTTATATCAGCCAGAGGAATATGGAGGATTAGATCTTGATATATTTTATACCATTATATTTCTGGAGGAGTTACAAAAAATAAACTCAGGAGGTTTTGCTGCGGCAATGTGGGCGCATGCTTATTTAGCAATGACACATGTTAAAGTAGAAGCCAGTGAAGAACTAAAAGCAAAATATCTTACTCCAAGTATTAGCGGAGAGAAAATAGGTGCCTTATGTGTTACAGAGCCTTTTGGCGGCTCTGATGTTGCTGGAATGAGATCGACTGCAGAAAAAAAAGGAGATACCTATATATTAAACGGTTCGAAAACTTTTATCACTAACGGGGTTTATGCTGATTATTTAGTTGTGGCTGCAAAAACCAGCCCTGAGCTTAAAAGTAAGGGGATGAGTATTTTTATTGTAAATAGAAATGCGAAAGGAGTTTCTGCTTCAAAGTTGAATAAACTGGGGTGGAGAGCTTCAGATACAGGAGAGATTGCTTTTGATAATGTAGAAATCCCGGCCAGTAATATGTTAGGAGAGGAGAATAAAGGTTTTTCATATATTATGCAGCACTTTGCAATGGAGCGATTGATAATGGGGGTAAATGCGCATGCCAGAGCCGAATTTGCCCTGGATTATGCGATTAATTACATGAATGAGCGGGAAGCTTTTGGGAAGAAGATAAATGAATTCCAGGCCTTAAGACACAAAATCGCAGATATGGTAAGCGAAGTAACGGTTATCAAAGAGTTTAATTATGCTACTGCCTATAAATTAGGAAAGGGAGAGTATCCGGTGAAAGAGGCTAGCATGTCTAAACTTCTAAGTACCAAAATTGCGGATGAAGTAATCTACGGAAGTTTGCAAATGTTAGGTGGCTACGGTTATATGGAAGACTATCCATTAGCGAGAATGTTTAGAGATAGCCGACTTGGACCAATAGGCGGTGGCACCTCTGAAATTTTAAGGGAAATTATCGCCAAAATGGTCATAGATAAGAAAGAGTACAAGGCACCGGTGAAGGAGGTATTTAAATGA
- the rpsU gene encoding 30S ribosomal protein S21 has protein sequence MLIIPVKDGENIDRALKRFKRKFDKTGTMRQLRSRQHFTKPSVERRAQVQKAQYIQHLRDQEDI, from the coding sequence ATGTTAATAATACCAGTAAAAGACGGAGAAAACATTGATAGAGCGCTTAAGCGTTTTAAGCGTAAATTCGATAAGACAGGAACAATGCGTCAGCTAAGAAGTCGTCAGCATTTTACAAAACCGTCTGTAGAACGTAGGGCGCAAGTTCAAAAAGCGCAGTATATTCAGCACCTTAGAGATCAGGAAGATATCTAG